The genome window ATCTTCCACAACGGATGGAACCTGGGCTACATGCACTGCCAGATCAGTGGCTTCCTGATGGGCGTGAGCGTCATCGGCTCCATCTTCAACATCACCGGCATCGCCATCAACCGCTACTGCTACATCTGCCACAGCCTCAAGTACGACAAGCTGTACAGCGACAAGAACTCTGTGTGCTACGTGCTGCTCATCTGGGCACTGACGGTGGTGGCCATCGTGCCCAACCTGTTTGTGGGCTCGCTGCAGTACGACCCGCGCGTCTACTCATGCACCTTCGAGCAGTCGGCCAGCTCGGCGTACACCATCGCCGTggtcttcttccacttcatcctgcCCATCATGATCGTGTCCTACTGCTACCTGCGCATCTGGATCCTGGTCATTCAGGTGCGGCGGCGCGTCAAGCCTGACAACCGGCCCAAGCTGACGCCGCATGACGTGCGTAACTTCATCACCATGTTTGTGGTGTTCGTACTGTTCGCTGTCTGCTGGGCACCGCTCAACTTCATCGGCCTGGCGGTGGCCATCGACCCGGTCACTGTGGTGCCGCTTATTCCTGAGTGGCTCTTCGTTGCCAGCTACTTCATGGCCTACTTCAACAGCTGCCTTAACGCCATTGTCTACGGCGTGTTCAACCAGAATTTCCGACGCGAGTACAAACGCATCGTGGTATCGGTGTGCACGGCGCGCATCTTCTTCCAGGACAGTTCCAACGACGCGGCCGAGAGGCTCAAGAGCAAACCCTCGCCCCTCATGACCAACAACAACCAGGTCAAAGTGGACTCAGTCTGAGGGAACTAAACGAGGAAAACCAAAATGGACAACGGGGTGGGGAGAGTTAAGAGAAACAAAAGATGGTTCATCA of Alosa sapidissima isolate fAloSap1 chromosome 1, fAloSap1.pri, whole genome shotgun sequence contains these proteins:
- the mtnr1aa gene encoding melatonin receptor type 1A-A translates to MIINGSYLNSSSQDLNEQTLNRPPWVTTTLGCFLIFTIVVDILGNLLVIFSVYRNKKLRNAGNIFVVSLAVADLVVAIYPYPLVLTSIFHNGWNLGYMHCQISGFLMGVSVIGSIFNITGIAINRYCYICHSLKYDKLYSDKNSVCYVLLIWALTVVAIVPNLFVGSLQYDPRVYSCTFEQSASSAYTIAVVFFHFILPIMIVSYCYLRIWILVIQVRRRVKPDNRPKLTPHDVRNFITMFVVFVLFAVCWAPLNFIGLAVAIDPVTVVPLIPEWLFVASYFMAYFNSCLNAIVYGVFNQNFRREYKRIVVSVCTARIFFQDSSNDAAERLKSKPSPLMTNNNQVKVDSV